A genomic window from Camelina sativa cultivar DH55 chromosome 2, Cs, whole genome shotgun sequence includes:
- the LOC104742408 gene encoding beta-ureidopropionase: MDKKMISENGETTTADGSICGYDSLHQLLSANLKPELYQEVSRLLLGRNCGGSLEQIVLPESAKALSSKHDFDLQAVSFSADKEQMRMPRVVRVGLIQNSVALPTTAPFSDQKRGLFDKLKPIIDAAGVAGVNILCLQEAWTMPFAFCTREKRWCEFAEPVDGESTKFLQEFAKKYNMVIVSPILERDIDHGEVMWNTAVIIGNNGNIIGKHRKNHIPRVGDFNESTYYMEGDTGHPVFETVFGKIAVNICYGRHHPLNWLAFGLNGAEIVFNPSATVGGLSEPMWPIEARNAAIANSYFVGSINRVGTEVFPNPFTSGDEKPQHNDFGHFYGSSHFSAPDASCTPSLSRYKDGLMISDMDLNLCRQYKDKWGFRMTSRYEVYADLLAKYIKPDFKPQVVSDPLLHKNSS, translated from the exons ATGGATAAGAAGATGATCTCAGAAAACGGAGAAACAACAACTGCAGACGGATCGATTTGTGGCTATGATTCGCTGCATCAACTCTTATCAGCGAATCTCAAGCCGGAACTTTATCAG GAGGTTAGCCGATTGCTACTTGGACGTAACTGTGGGGGATCTCTTGAGCAGATTGTTCTCCCCGAGTCTGCAAAAGCcttatcttcaaaacatgattttGATCTCCAG GCTGTTAGCTTTTCAGCTGATAAAGAGCAAATGAGAATGCCTCGAGTGGTCAGAGTTGGTCTCATTCAAAACTCCGTAGCTCTTCCCACAACTGCTCCATTCTCTGACCAAAAACGTGGACTTTTCGACAAGTTGAAGCCCATAATCGATGCTGCGGGTGTTGCTGGTGTTAACATACTCTGCTTGCAG GAAGCTTGGACCATGCCATTTGCATTTTGCACTAGGGAGAAGAGATGGTGTGAGTTTGCAGAGCCTGTTGATGGCGAATCTACAAAGTTTCTTCAAGAGTTCGCTAAAAAGTATAACATGGTGATTGTGAGTCCTATTCTTGAAAGAGATATTGATCATGGTGAAGTGATGTGGAACACCGCTGTGATTATAGGGAATAATGGAAATATCATTGGCAAACATCGAAAG AACCACATACCGAGGGTAGGTGATTTCAACGAGAGCACGTATTACATGGAAGGAGACACAGGACACCCTGTGTTTGAGACGGTGTTTGGGAAAATTGCAGTCAATATATGTTATGGGAGACACCATCCTCTAAATTGGTTAGCTTTTGGTCTAAATGGTGCCGAGATTGTCTTCAACCCTTCTGCAACTGTTGGTGGTCTCAGTGAACCAATGTGGCCTATTGAG GCACGAAATGCGGCGATAGCAAACAGTTACTTTGTTGGATCCATTAACAGAGTTGGAACCGAAGTATTCCCCAATCCTTTTACGTCAGGCGATGAGAAACCGCAACACAATGATTTCGGACATTTCTATGGGTCAAGCCATTTCTCTGCACCGGATGCTTCTTGCACTCCGTCTCTGTCCCGTTACAAAGATGGGTTAATGATCTCAGACATGGATCTCAATCTCTGCAGGCAATACAAAGACAAATGGGGATTCAGAATGACATCAAGATATGAAGTCTATGCCGATCTATTGGCTAAGTACATAAAACCAGACTTCAAGCCTCAAGTCGTCTCTGACCCATTGCTCCACAAGAATTCttcataa
- the LOC104742417 gene encoding fructose-1,6-bisphosphatase, chloroplastic-like, translating into MERFVIFLSVIRDFEAYPDGIEFRSCSNCRRTMQSLTLTQYPTPISPPRLNLYPLRQIAVSLLSTPTAGINRRDMAASGRESASFKSLAVGRTITGGDGDGYCTLIDFAGANVGDDDLVVLLYHLQHACKRIASLVASPFNSSLGKLSVKSSSSGSDRDAPKPLDIVSNDIVLSSLRNSGKVAVMASEEDDSPTWIKDDGPYVVVVDPLDGSRNIDASIPTGTIFGVYNRLLELDHLPVEEKAELNSLQRGNRLVASGYVLYSSATIFCVTLGSGTHAFTLDHSTGEFVLTHQNIKIPTRGQIYSVNDARYFDWPEGLRKYIDTVRQGKGQNPKKYSARYICSLVADLHRTLLYGGVAMNPRDHLRLVYEGNPLAYLVEQAGGKSSDGKRGILSIQPVKLHQRLPLFLGSVEDVAELESFGDVQQTVNPGYEV; encoded by the exons ATGGAGAGATTCGTCATTTTCTTATCAGTTATCCGAGATTTTGAAGCGTACCCAGATGGGATTGAGTTTCGCAGTTGCTCTAATTGCAGAAGAACAATGCAATCTCTCACCTTAACTCAGTACCCAACTCCAATTTCCCCGCCAAGACTCAATCTTTACCCGCTAAGACAAATCgctgtttctcttctttcaactCCGACCGCCGGTATTAACCGTCGCGATATGGCGGCGTCTGGTCGTGAGTCTGCTTCATTTAAGTCCCTCGCCGTTGGTCGGACTATAACCGGAGGTGATGGTGATGGTTACTGTACTCTCATTGACTTTGCAG GGGCAAATGTAGGAGATGATGATCTTGTGGTGTTGCTTTACCACTTACAACATGCCTGCAAAAGAATCGCTTCTCTTGTGGCCTCTCCTTTCAATTCTTCACTCGGAAAGCTCTCTGTTAAATCCTCCTCTAGTGGGTCAGACCGAGATGCGCCTAAGCCGCTCGATATTGTCTCG AACGATATAGTCTTGTCCTCTCTTAGAAACTCTGGGAAAGTAGCAGTAATGGCTTCCGAAGAAGACGATAGTCCAACTTGGATCAAAGATGATGGTCCTTACGTTGTGGTTGTAGATCCTCTAGATGGATCACGTAACATTGATGCTTCTATACCCACTGGAACTATATTCGGAGTTTACAATCGCCTCCTTGAGCTTGATCATTTACCTGTTGAAGAGAAAGCTGAGCTCAATTCTTTGCAGAGAGGAAACAGGCTTGTTGCTTCCGGTTACGTACTCTACTCTTCAGCCACTATATTCTGCGTTACACTTGGCTCGGGAACACACGCCTTCACGCTAGATCACTCAACAGGGGAATTTGTCCTAACCCATCAAAACATCAAGATCCCTACTCGAG GACAAATCTACTCAGTGAACGATGCGAGGTACTTCGATTGGCCAGAAGGTTTAAGGAAGTACATTGACACAGTGAGACAAGGCAAAggtcaaaacccaaaaaaatactCGGCACGTTACATCTGTTCTCTAGTGGCTGATCTTCACAGGACTCTCTTATACGGTGGAGTTGCTATGAATCCAAGAGACCATCTTCGTTTAGTCTATGAAGGAAACCCTTTGGCTTATCTGGTGGAACAAGCTGGTGGCAAATCCTCTGATGGAAAAAGAGGGATACTTTCAATACAGCCAGTGAAGCTTCACCAGAGGTTGCCTCTGTTTCTTGGGAGCGTAGAGGATGTTGCTGAGCTTGAAAGCTTTGGAGATGTGCAGCAGACTGTGAATCCTGGCTATGAAGTTTAA
- the LOC104742425 gene encoding KH domain-containing protein HEN4-like codes for MERNSFNFQTEKRSGAFDSGSGLGSSKRVKTHHTQPPPPLIVPVGHAAFRLLCPLPQVGAVIGKSGSVIKQLQQSTGAKIRVEEPPFGSPDRVITIIAQVNSKSRVKFGVNNNVSEKEEEVEVSKAQGALIRVFELIGAEAGSDTAVCRLLTESSHAGAVIGKGGQMVGSIRKETGCKIAIRTENLPMCADADDEMVEIEGSAIAVKKALVSISRCLQSCQSVEKIRLVGNRPLEKEFQASLHRPIETIIQESLPRSVDVNPYDYRQRKDEMFLRGNLGRPNDVMPLPRDALHHRHIKVNLQGTLRRHVEADRQDSLRMHAEADRQDALRRHMEADRQDALRRHIDVDPREALYRPSDVVRGDVSRQYRERDDSHDFFYRPFEMVQRRDTMGMAFESFPRDGFGRPTETIPQETLSRPSADFLVHRYSTLDSHPHSINTSAPMTNAATSKPPLSEVDVVNQDVVFKILCSTENAGGVIGTGGKVIRMLHSETGAFINVGNTLADCEERLIAVTAPENPECQTSPAQKAIMLVFSRLFELATKKILDNGPMTSITARLVVPTSQIGCLLGKGGVIVSEMRKVTGATIQILKVEQNPKCVSESDQVVQIAGEFPNVREAIFHITSRLRDSFLSNSMKNSVTKSSSTLTTERIYHRQSDNPMSIGSHQSVSNPPTISSNLHRRSEDLNGSHSSVNYSRPVGIDPYIRPEDPFPDRFNPAAGYSPNFGRRFTVDHSNIPHHLTEAPSRLWVSPPPVAPRGISDASGGLSSARAGQALGSGHKSAIVTNTTVEITVPENAMSLVYGEHGYNLEQLKQISGARVIVHEPSLGTSDRIIVISGTPDQTQAAQNLLHAFILTGETSLSRKYNLN; via the exons ATGGAGCGAAATAGCTTTAATTTTCAAACAGAGAAGAGATCTGGAGCGTTCGATTCAGGTTCAGGTTTGGGATCTTCGAAGAGGGTCAAAACGCATCACACGCAGCCGCCCCCGCCTCTGATTGTTCCGGTGGGACATGCGGCGTTTCGATTGCTCTGTCCTTTGCCGCAAGTCGGTGCGGTGATTGGAAAATCTGGAAGCGTAATCAAACAGCTTCAACAATCAACCGGAGCTAAGATACGGGTCGAGGAGCCTCCGTTTGGATCTCCGGATCGGGTCATCACGATCATCGCACAAGTGAATTCGAAATCTAGGGTTAAATTTGGTGTTAATAACAATGTGtcggagaaggaggaggaagttGAGGTATCTAAAGCACAAGGAGCTTTGATTAGAGTTTTCGAACTTATAGGGGCGGAAGCGGGTAGTGATACGGCCGTGTGCCGATTGTTGACTGAGTCTAGCCATGCGGGTGCTGTGATAGGCAAAGGTGGTCAAATGGTTGGGAGTATCAGGAAAGAAACTGGCTGCAAAATTGCGATACGCACTGAGAATTTGCCGATGTGCGCTGACGCTGATGACGAGATGGTGGAG ATTGAAGGAAGTGCTATCGCTGTGAAGAAAGCTCTTGTATCTATCTCCCGCTGCCTGCAAAGTTGCCAATCAGTTGAAAAGATAAGGTTGGTTGGAAACAGACCCCTTGAAAAAGAGTTCCAAGCATCTTTGCATAGGCCTATAGAAACAATCATTCAGGAGTCACTTCCTAGGTCCGTTGATGTTAACCCTTACGACTATAGACAGAGAAAAGACGAGATGTTTCTTCGGGGCAATTTAGGTCGGCCTAATGATGTGATGCCGCTTCCACGTGATGCTTTGCATCATAGGCATATCAAGGTGAATCTTCAGGGTACTTTACGCAGGCATGTTGAGGCAGACCGGCAAGATTCTTTACGCATGCATGCTGAGGCAGACCGACAGGATGCTTTACGCAGGCATATGGAGGCGGACCGGCAAGATGCTTTACGCAGGCATATTGATGTGGATCCTCGAGAAGCTTTATACAGGCCTTCTGATGTTGTCAGGGGAGATGTTTCTCGACAGTATAGAGAGAGGGATGATTCTCATGATTTCTTTTATAGGCCTTTCGAGATGGTTCAACGTCGTGATACTATGGGCATGGCTTTTGAGTCATTTCCACGTGATGGTTTTGGAAGGCCTACTGAAACAATCCCACAAGAAACTCTTAGTCGGCCAAGTGCTGATTTTCTTGTACATCGTTATTCAACTCTCGATTCACATCCTCACAGCATAAATACGTCTGCTCCAATGACTAACGCTGCCACCAGTAAGCCACCTCTATCAGAAGTGGATGTTGTGAACCAAGATGTGGTTTTTAAGATACTTTGTTCCACTGAAAATGCTGGCGGAGTTATCGGGACTGGGGGTAAAGTTATCAGGATGCTTCATAGCGAAACAGGTGCCTTCATAAATGTGGGAAATACACTTGCTGACTGCGAAGAACGTTTGATTGCAGTAACTGCACCAGAg AACCCTGAATGTCAAACCTCGCCAGCCCAGAAAGCTATTATGCTTGTTTTTTCTAGATTATTTGAGCTTGCCACTAAAAAAATCCTAGACAATGGCCCAATGACATCTATCACTGCACGGCTTGTTGTCCCAACAAGCCAGATTGGTTGTTTGCTGGGAAAAGGAGGTGTTATTGTTTCGGAAATGCGGAAAGTGACTGGGGCaacaattcaaattttgaaagttgAGCAGAACCCAAAATGTGTTTCAGAGAGTGATCAAGTTGTGCAG ATTGCAGGAGAGTTCCCTAATGTGAGAGAAGCCATTTTCCATATTACGAGCAGGCTGCGAGACAGTTTTCTCTCGAACTCAATGAAAAATTCGGTAACCAAGAGCAGTTCCACCTTAACTACAGAGAGAATCTACCATAGACAATCAGATAATCCTATGTCTATTGGGTCTCATCAATCCGTTAGTAATCCACCTACCATCTCTTCAAATCTGCACAGAAGATCTGAGGATTTAAATGGCTCTCATTCTTCAGTTAACTACTCCAGACCTGTTGGCATAGATCCTTACATAAGACCAGAAGACCCGTTTCCTGATAGGTTTAATCCCGCAGCAGGCTATTCTCCTAATTTTGGTCGGCGGTTCACCGTGGACCACAGTAATATCCCCCATCACTTGACTGAAGCCCCATCTCGTTTGTGGGTGTCCCCG CCACCAGTAGCTCCAAGAGGCATATCTGATGCCAGTGGCGGATTATCTTCTGCAAGGGCTGGCCAGGCACTTGGCAG TGGACACAAATCTGCCATCGTTACAAACACAACCGTGGAAATTACAGTTCCAGAAAATGCTATGAGCCTTGTGTATGGAGAGCATGGCTACAATCTGGAGCAACTGAAACAG ATATCTGGTGCGAGGGTCATAGTACATGAACCTTCTCTAGGAACAAGTGACAGGATCATTGTCATATCAGGGACACCTGATCAAACCCAAGCTGCTCAAAACCTCCTGCATGCCTTCATCCTTACAGGGGAAACCTCATTGTCCAGAAAATACAACCTAAACTAG
- the LOC104742431 gene encoding uncharacterized protein C6C3.02c-like, with protein sequence MGRRSSGGRSAPRPRPAAARSPAPQSVNRAPPPATVPASGGGGGMFSGIGSTIAQGMAFGTGSAVAHRAVDSVMGPRTIQHEAVEAASASAAPAGSNMFSSSCDIHAKAFQDCIGSYGSEISKCQFYMDMLAECRKNSGSGIGA encoded by the exons ATGGGTCGCCGTAGCTCAGGAg GAAGATCTGCTCCTCGCCCTCGTCCTGCTGCTGCACGCAGCCCAGCTCCTCAATCTG TAAACCGTGCACCTCCCCCAGCTACAGTCCCTGCgagcggtggtggtggtggcatGTTCTCTGGCATTGGTTCAACCATTGCTCAGG GTATGGCTTTTGGTACTGGAAGTGCTGTTGCGCACAGGGCTGTTGATTCCGTGATGGGTCCACGAACCATTCAGCATGAAGCTGTTGAGGCTGCTTCTGCATCTGCTGCCCCTGCTGGAAGCAACATGTTTTCTAGTTCTTGTGACATCCATGCTAAGGCTTTCCAAGAT TGCATCGGCAGCTACGGAAGCGAGATTAGCAAATGCCAGTTCTACATGGACATGTTGGCAGAGTGCAGGAAGAACTCTGGTTCCGGGATTGGTGCCTAG
- the LOC104757410 gene encoding fructose-1,6-bisphosphatase, chloroplastic-like, whose product MPIYLAKYIKPDFKPQIEFFEGANVGDDDLVVLLYHLEHACKRIASLVASPFNFSLGKLSVKSSSSGSDRDAPKPLDIVSNDIVLSSLRNSGKVAVMASEEDDSPTWIKDDGPYVVVVDPLDGSRNIDASIPTGTIFGVYNRLLELDHLPVEEKAELNSLQRGNRLVASGYVLYSSATIFCVTLGSGTHAFTLDHSTGEFVLTHQNIKIPTRGQIYSVNDARYFDWPEGLRKYIDTVRQGKGQNPKKYSARYICSLVADLHRTLLYGGVAMNPRDHLRLVYEGNPLAFLVEQAGGKSSDGKRGILSIQPVKLHQRLPLFLGSVEDVAELESYGNVQQTVNPGYEV is encoded by the exons ATGCCGATCTATTTGGCTAAGTACATAAAGCCAGACTTCAAACCTCAA ATTGAATTTTTTGAAGGGGCAAATGTAGGAGATGATGATCTTGTGGTGTTGCTTTACCACTTAGAACATGCCTGCAAAAGAATCGCTTCTCTTGTCGCCTCTCCTTTCAACTTTTCACTCGGAAAGCTCTCTGTTAAATCCTCCTCTAGTGGGTCAGACCGAGATGCGCCTAAGCCGCTCGATATTGTCTCG AACGATATAGTCTTGTCCTCTCTTAGAAACTCTGGGAAAGTAGCAGTAATGGCTTCCGAAGAAGACGATAGTCCAACTTGGATCAAAGATGATGGTCCTTACGTTGTGGTTGTAGATCCTCTAGATGGATCACGTAACATTGATGCTTCTATACCCACTGGAACTATATTCGGAGTTTACAATCGCCTCCTTGAGCTTGATCATTTACCTGTTGAAGAGAAAGCTGAGCTCAATTCTTTGCAGAGAGGAAACAGGCTTGTTGCTTCCGGTTACGTACTCTACTCTTCAGCCACTATATTCTGCGTTACACTTGGCTCGGGAACACACGCCTTCACGCTAGATCACTCAACAGGGGAATTTGTCCTAACCCATCAAAACATCAAGATCCCTACTCGAG GACAAATCTACTCAGTGAACGATGCGAGGTACTTCGATTGGCCAGAAGGTTTAAGGAAGTACATTGACACAGTGAGACAAGGCAAAggtcaaaacccaaaaaaatactCGGCACGTTACATCTGTTCTCTAGTGGCTGATCTTCACAGGACTCTCTTATACGGTGGAGTTGCTATGAATCCAAGAGACCATCTTCGTTTAGTCTATGAAGGAAACCCTTTGGCTTTTCTGGTAGAACAAGCTGGTGGCAAATCCTCTGATGGAAAAAGAGGGATACTTTCAATACAGCCAGTGAAGCTTCACCAGAGGTTGCCTCTGTTTCTTGGGAGCGTAGAGGATGTTGCTGAGCTTGAAAGCTATGGAAATGTGCAGCAGACTGTGAATCCTGGCTATGAAGTTTAA